One window of Fimbriimonadaceae bacterium genomic DNA carries:
- the atpA gene encoding F0F1 ATP synthase subunit alpha, with translation MAIRPEEITSILEQELQKFERKVDVEHVGTVLQVGDGIARIYGLPDCQMGELLEFPGGVMGLALNLEEDSIGAVLMGDDTLIKEGDPVKETGRIIELPVGNAILGRVVNALGQPLDGLGTIASEQFSRIEVNAPGVVDRQPVKEPLQTGIKAIDAMIPIGRGQRELVIGDRQTGKTAICVDTILNQKHTHEPGGSPVFCIYVAIGQKMSNVARVVETLREHGALEYTTVVVASASDPNAMQYLAPFAGASIGEFFRNNGQHALVVYDDLSKHAQAYRALSLLLRRPPGREAYPGDVFYLHSRLLERAAKLSDENGGGSLTALPIIETQAGDVSAYIPTNVISITDGQIYLEPDLFFAGVRPAINVGISVSRVGGNAQIKAMKSVAGRLKLEMAQFREVQAFSQFASDLDKATQMQLIRGQRLTELLKQDLATPYNVVDQVVIIYAGTSGVLDELSSEQVAPFAAGLLEHVKEHYPDAIEGIRTSKEFTKEAEESIKKANAEYLEKFKAQA, from the coding sequence ATGGCCATTCGACCCGAAGAGATCACATCGATACTGGAGCAGGAGCTTCAGAAGTTCGAGCGCAAGGTGGACGTCGAGCACGTCGGCACCGTGCTCCAGGTTGGCGACGGCATCGCCCGCATCTACGGTCTTCCCGACTGCCAGATGGGCGAACTCCTCGAGTTTCCCGGCGGCGTGATGGGCCTCGCGCTCAACCTCGAAGAGGACAGCATCGGCGCCGTGCTGATGGGCGACGACACGCTGATCAAAGAGGGCGATCCGGTCAAGGAGACCGGCCGCATCATCGAGCTTCCGGTCGGCAACGCCATCCTCGGCCGCGTCGTCAATGCCCTCGGCCAGCCCCTCGACGGTCTCGGCACCATCGCCTCCGAACAGTTCTCCCGCATCGAGGTGAACGCGCCGGGCGTCGTGGACCGCCAGCCCGTGAAGGAGCCCCTGCAGACCGGCATCAAGGCCATCGACGCGATGATCCCCATCGGCCGCGGCCAGCGCGAGCTGGTCATCGGCGACCGCCAGACCGGCAAGACCGCGATCTGCGTGGACACGATCCTCAACCAGAAGCACACCCACGAGCCGGGCGGCAGCCCCGTGTTCTGCATCTACGTCGCGATCGGCCAGAAGATGTCCAACGTGGCCCGCGTCGTGGAAACGCTGCGCGAGCATGGCGCCCTCGAATACACCACGGTCGTCGTCGCGAGCGCGTCCGACCCCAACGCGATGCAGTACCTCGCGCCGTTCGCCGGCGCGTCGATCGGCGAGTTCTTCCGCAACAACGGACAGCACGCCTTGGTCGTCTACGACGATCTTTCCAAGCACGCGCAGGCCTACCGCGCGCTGTCGCTCCTGCTCCGCCGCCCGCCGGGCCGCGAAGCGTATCCCGGCGACGTCTTCTACCTGCACAGCCGCCTGCTCGAGCGCGCGGCGAAGCTCTCCGATGAGAATGGCGGCGGCTCGCTGACCGCGCTTCCCATCATCGAAACGCAGGCCGGCGACGTGTCCGCCTACATTCCCACGAACGTGATTTCAATCACGGACGGGCAGATCTACCTCGAGCCCGACCTGTTCTTCGCCGGCGTCCGCCCCGCGATCAACGTCGGCATCTCGGTCAGCCGCGTGGGCGGCAACGCCCAGATCAAGGCGATGAAGTCCGTCGCGGGCCGGCTCAAGCTTGAGATGGCGCAGTTCCGCGAGGTCCAGGCGTTCAGCCAGTTCGCGAGCGACCTCGACAAGGCCACGCAGATGCAGCTCATCCGGGGCCAGCGACTCACCGAGCTGCTCAAGCAGGACCTCGCCACGCCCTACAACGTCGTCGATCAGGTCGTCATCATCTACGCGGGCACGTCCGGCGTCCTGGACGAGCTGAGTTCCGAGCAGGTCGCCCCGTTCGCCGCAGGACTCCTCGAGCACGTCAAGGAGCACTACCCCGACGCCATCGAGGGCATCCGCACCAGCAAGGAGTTCACCAAAGAGGCCGAAGAGTCGATCAAGAAGGCGAACGCCGAATACCTGGAGAAGTTCAAGGCGCAAGCCTAA
- the recG gene encoding ATP-dependent DNA helicase RecG, with product MSAPGSGFATRSLQTDAQFLKGVGPRLAPLLAKAGLRTVYDVLLHLPRRYEDRTNLPPIRNLRPGQFATIRGTVSDFEGRSARRGGVVVLKALVGDATGTATLVWFNQPWITKRLAGYDGEIIAYGLVKEGTYGCEIHSPEFELLGDDDDPDAFAKIVPVYPLVEGLQQFVVRRAVDAALEGYLGFVEDPLPEEFRRRHKLQKLQWAIRQVHHPESEEFRLKARKRLVFDEFFHHQVGLAMRRAETQLERGIAFGLADVPDLKAQVHQMFPFELTGAQSRVVEEIWSDMASPHPMNRLVQGDVGSGKTAVAAAALLAAIRCGFQGALMAPTEILAEQHCAHLHRLLDPLGVRTALLVGKQTPTQKKKAAAAVAKGEADLAIGTHALIQEGVEFQRLGLVVIDEQHRFGVLQRLALREKALGNPDVLVMTATPIPRTLTMTLYGDLELSVIDEMPPGRQPIKTWWKLPHERPSVYDAVRKLVSEGRQAYIVCPMVSEGEKMLAQAAEELYARLSQKEFPDLRVGLLHGQLKVSEKEAAMDRFRAGEIDVLVSTTVIEVGVDVPNATIMVVEDANRFGLSQLHQLRGRVGRGSEQSFCVLVADAKTDDARERMDALVGTSDGFKIAETDLRLRGPGEIAGTRQSGNLDFKIADLVQDGVLLEAARQAAMELIAEDPGLKRPEHAKIRERALRQPGEVAVIASS from the coding sequence ATGTCTGCACCTGGTTCCGGATTCGCAACACGATCGCTTCAGACCGACGCCCAGTTCCTCAAGGGCGTCGGACCCCGTCTGGCGCCGCTCCTCGCCAAGGCGGGACTGCGCACGGTGTACGACGTGCTGCTCCACCTCCCCCGACGGTACGAAGACCGCACCAACCTCCCGCCCATCCGCAACCTGCGGCCCGGCCAGTTCGCCACGATCCGGGGCACCGTCTCGGACTTCGAGGGCCGCTCCGCGCGACGCGGCGGGGTCGTCGTGCTCAAAGCCCTCGTGGGAGACGCCACCGGAACGGCGACCCTCGTCTGGTTCAACCAGCCTTGGATCACGAAACGCCTCGCGGGCTACGACGGCGAGATCATCGCGTACGGGCTGGTCAAGGAGGGAACGTACGGCTGCGAAATCCACTCCCCCGAGTTCGAGCTGCTGGGTGACGACGACGACCCGGACGCGTTTGCCAAGATCGTCCCCGTCTACCCGCTCGTCGAGGGGTTGCAGCAGTTCGTCGTGCGCCGCGCGGTGGATGCGGCCCTCGAGGGCTACCTCGGCTTCGTGGAGGACCCCCTTCCCGAGGAGTTCCGCCGCCGCCACAAGCTGCAGAAGCTCCAGTGGGCGATCCGCCAGGTGCACCATCCCGAAAGCGAGGAGTTTCGCCTCAAGGCGCGCAAGCGCCTGGTGTTCGACGAGTTCTTCCACCACCAGGTGGGATTGGCCATGCGCCGCGCTGAAACCCAGCTCGAACGCGGGATCGCCTTCGGCCTGGCCGATGTCCCGGACCTGAAGGCCCAAGTGCACCAGATGTTCCCGTTCGAGCTGACCGGCGCCCAAAGCCGCGTGGTGGAGGAGATCTGGAGCGACATGGCCTCGCCGCATCCGATGAACCGGCTCGTGCAGGGGGACGTCGGCTCGGGCAAGACCGCCGTGGCCGCGGCGGCCCTGCTGGCCGCCATCCGGTGCGGCTTCCAAGGCGCGCTGATGGCCCCGACCGAAATCCTCGCCGAACAGCACTGCGCGCACCTGCACCGACTTCTGGATCCCCTGGGGGTCCGCACGGCGTTGCTCGTCGGCAAGCAGACGCCGACCCAAAAGAAGAAGGCCGCGGCAGCCGTTGCGAAGGGCGAAGCCGACCTCGCGATCGGGACGCACGCGCTGATCCAAGAGGGCGTCGAGTTCCAGCGGCTGGGGCTGGTCGTGATCGACGAGCAGCACCGGTTCGGCGTGCTGCAGCGGCTCGCCCTGCGCGAAAAGGCGCTCGGCAACCCCGATGTGCTCGTGATGACCGCGACGCCCATCCCGCGGACGCTCACGATGACCCTCTACGGAGACCTCGAGCTGTCCGTCATCGACGAGATGCCGCCAGGCCGGCAGCCGATCAAGACGTGGTGGAAGCTGCCGCACGAACGGCCTTCGGTGTACGACGCGGTGCGCAAGCTCGTGTCGGAAGGGCGGCAGGCCTATATCGTGTGCCCCATGGTGAGCGAGGGCGAGAAGATGCTGGCCCAAGCCGCCGAAGAGCTCTACGCGCGCCTCTCGCAGAAGGAGTTCCCCGACCTTCGGGTGGGGCTGCTGCACGGCCAGCTCAAGGTCTCCGAGAAGGAGGCGGCCATGGACCGCTTCCGCGCTGGCGAGATCGATGTGCTGGTGAGCACCACGGTGATCGAAGTGGGCGTGGACGTGCCGAACGCCACGATCATGGTGGTGGAGGACGCGAACCGGTTTGGCCTGAGCCAGCTTCACCAACTGCGCGGCCGCGTCGGCCGCGGCTCGGAGCAGAGCTTCTGCGTGCTCGTCGCGGACGCGAAGACCGACGATGCGCGCGAGCGGATGGACGCGCTTGTGGGAACGAGCGACGGGTTCAAGATCGCGGAGACGGACCTGCGGCTTCGAGGCCCGGGCGAGATCGCCGGCACGCGCCAGAGCGGCAACCTCGATTTCAAGATTGCGGACCTGGTGCAGGACGGCGTGCTCCTCGAGGCCGCGCGCCAGGCGGCGATGGAGCTGATCGCCGAGGATCCCGGGCTGAAGAGGCCGGAGCATGCGAAGATTCGGGAGCGCGCCTTGCGCCAGCCCGGCGAGGTCGCGGTGATCGCGTCGTCGTAG
- a CDS encoding response regulator transcription factor, translating into MPSTARTESSQRAVRLTKREIEVLSLIAQGHSSKEAAETLYVSKRTVDFHLANIYDKLQVNNRVQAFRAATRLGLIPFEPTFGHARGES; encoded by the coding sequence ATGCCAAGCACAGCTAGAACGGAATCGTCGCAGCGCGCGGTTCGACTAACGAAAAGGGAGATCGAGGTTCTGAGCCTCATCGCCCAGGGTCACAGCAGCAAGGAAGCCGCGGAGACCCTGTACGTATCGAAGCGCACTGTGGACTTCCACCTGGCAAACATCTACGACAAGCTCCAGGTCAACAACCGTGTTCAAGCGTTCCGCGCTGCGACGCGATTGGGCCTGATCCCGTTCGAGCCGACGTTCGGCCACGCACGGGGAGAGTCGTAG
- a CDS encoding F0F1 ATP synthase subunit A has product MDGLFQFAPMMFASAEGGEGAHHALGWPIFVYSGVIVTVIFALLAMARSGMTGKGVFRNPFTLMAEQAYLFVENMCLSVIGPHGRKYVPFILGLWLIIYFGNLMGLILPHTPTADWSLNVAMALVVLGYVQWEGIAGNYVEQRKKGRGVVMAAIMGFLLHVKHFAGPSLGVIGLVVTPLIFAIELISESIKVLSLSVRLYGNISAGHAAKAALDNMVTLGGFHVPLGAVIFPLEFLVALVQAFVFVLLSCVYIATVTAHGDDHHEEAHGHGDGHADSRLVHAS; this is encoded by the coding sequence ATGGACGGCCTGTTTCAGTTCGCACCGATGATGTTTGCGTCCGCCGAAGGAGGCGAAGGCGCTCACCACGCTCTCGGTTGGCCCATCTTCGTTTACAGCGGCGTGATCGTCACGGTCATCTTTGCTTTGCTGGCGATGGCGCGGTCGGGGATGACCGGCAAAGGCGTGTTCCGGAACCCCTTCACCCTGATGGCCGAGCAGGCCTACCTGTTCGTCGAGAACATGTGCCTGAGCGTGATCGGGCCGCACGGCCGCAAATACGTGCCGTTCATTCTCGGGCTGTGGCTGATCATCTATTTCGGCAACTTGATGGGGCTGATCCTTCCCCACACCCCGACCGCGGATTGGAGCCTCAACGTTGCGATGGCCCTGGTCGTATTGGGCTACGTCCAGTGGGAAGGCATCGCAGGCAACTACGTTGAGCAGCGCAAGAAGGGGCGCGGCGTCGTGATGGCCGCGATCATGGGCTTCCTGCTGCACGTGAAGCATTTTGCAGGACCCAGTCTGGGCGTCATCGGCCTTGTCGTCACGCCGCTCATCTTCGCGATCGAGTTGATCAGCGAATCGATCAAGGTGCTCTCGCTCTCGGTACGTCTCTACGGGAACATTTCCGCGGGCCACGCAGCCAAGGCCGCGCTCGACAACATGGTGACGCTCGGCGGCTTTCACGTGCCGCTGGGTGCGGTGATCTTCCCGCTCGAGTTCTTGGTTGCCTTGGTCCAAGCTTTCGTTTTCGTGCTTCTCTCTTGCGTGTACATCGCCACCGTCACAGCGCACGGCGACGATCACCACGAAGAGGCGCACGGCCATGGGGACGGCCATGCCGATTCCCGTCTCGTCCACGCATCTTGA
- a CDS encoding glutathione peroxidase, protein MNGIDGKPVPLARFKGQVLLVVNVASKCGNTPQYAGLEALYRKNKAKGFAVLGFPANDFNRQEPGTNAEIYQFCTETYKVTFPMFAKIVVKGEGIAPLYQWLLDNDGVETDIDWNFAKFLIGRDGKVMARFPAKTQPDAPEVLERINQALAKK, encoded by the coding sequence ATGAACGGCATCGACGGCAAACCCGTGCCGTTGGCGCGCTTCAAGGGGCAGGTGCTGCTCGTCGTCAACGTGGCCAGCAAGTGCGGCAACACGCCGCAGTACGCCGGCCTCGAGGCGCTGTACCGCAAGAACAAGGCAAAGGGGTTCGCGGTGCTGGGCTTCCCCGCCAACGATTTCAACCGCCAGGAACCGGGCACGAACGCCGAGATCTATCAGTTCTGCACCGAGACCTACAAGGTGACGTTCCCCATGTTCGCCAAGATCGTGGTGAAGGGCGAGGGGATCGCACCCCTCTACCAGTGGCTGCTGGACAACGACGGCGTGGAGACCGATATCGACTGGAACTTCGCCAAGTTCCTGATCGGGAGAGACGGCAAGGTGATGGCCCGATTCCCCGCCAAGACCCAGCCCGACGCTCCCGAAGTCTTGGAGAGGATCAACCAAGCGTTGGCGAAGAAATAG
- the galK gene encoding galactokinase has translation MPMHTEVEEAFAERFGGEPGVVVRAPGRVNLIGEHTDYSDGWVMPVAIDRETWVAMRPTRGETWLESRECGPANPFHIMDVEPGAVTDWGAYAAGVGWALRQWGFEDVDDLEGVVASNIPMGSGLSSSAALEVAVALAWSTLHRWGLDGWELAKVSREAENRFVGVACGIMDQAVCALARPGCAMMLDTRSLEARHVPLPPHWRIVICDTCTPRTLAGSAYNERRREVERAAAELGVASLRDATPESLEAGRGSLDPLLDRRARHVVGENLRVAAFAVALESGDARAAGKAMAESHESLRDLFEVSSLDLDAMAESAAGAPGCIGARMTGAGFGGACVALVEEAQVDEFIEAAGRGFHARTGGLGRFSTCYAVGGACVIDR, from the coding sequence ATGCCCATGCACACAGAGGTCGAGGAGGCGTTCGCCGAGCGGTTTGGAGGCGAGCCCGGGGTGGTGGTCCGGGCACCCGGTCGGGTGAACCTGATCGGGGAACACACGGACTACTCCGACGGGTGGGTGATGCCGGTCGCCATCGACCGAGAAACATGGGTCGCGATGCGCCCCACGCGAGGAGAAACGTGGCTGGAGTCGCGCGAGTGCGGCCCGGCGAACCCCTTCCACATCATGGACGTCGAGCCGGGCGCCGTCACGGACTGGGGGGCCTATGCGGCGGGGGTCGGCTGGGCGCTCCGCCAGTGGGGCTTTGAAGACGTCGACGACCTCGAGGGCGTGGTGGCCAGCAACATCCCCATGGGCTCGGGGCTTTCAAGCAGCGCGGCGCTTGAGGTCGCCGTTGCGCTGGCGTGGAGCACGCTGCACCGCTGGGGCCTGGATGGCTGGGAGTTGGCCAAGGTGTCTCGGGAGGCGGAGAATCGGTTCGTCGGCGTCGCGTGCGGGATCATGGACCAGGCGGTCTGCGCGTTGGCGCGCCCCGGGTGCGCGATGATGCTGGACACCCGCTCGCTCGAAGCGCGCCACGTGCCCTTGCCCCCGCATTGGCGGATCGTGATCTGCGACACGTGCACGCCCCGCACGTTGGCGGGTTCCGCGTACAACGAGCGGCGCAGGGAGGTGGAGCGGGCCGCCGCGGAGCTTGGCGTGGCCTCGCTTCGGGACGCGACGCCGGAATCGTTGGAAGCCGGGCGTGGATCCTTGGATCCGCTCCTCGATCGTCGAGCGAGACACGTGGTCGGCGAGAACCTGCGCGTCGCGGCATTCGCCGTCGCGCTCGAAAGCGGGGACGCGCGGGCTGCGGGAAAGGCCATGGCTGAAAGCCACGAGAGCCTCCGAGACCTGTTCGAGGTTTCCAGTCTCGATTTGGACGCGATGGCGGAGTCCGCAGCGGGAGCGCCCGGGTGCATCGGGGCCCGCATGACGGGTGCCGGATTCGGGGGCGCGTGCGTCGCCCTGGTCGAGGAGGCCCAGGTGGACGAGTTCATCGAGGCCGCCGGGAGGGGGTTTCACGCGCGGACGGGAGGTTTGGGTAGATTCAGTACTTGCTATGCGGTCGGCGGCGCTTGCGTCATCGACCGGTGA
- the atpF gene encoding F0F1 ATP synthase subunit B produces the protein MITRRRTQLGAISPGSLIWVVVGLVLVAVGGTVFKDTAPPLLEGIDFNLGKMLTQMGVVLVLLPVINIFFVKPLSEAINERNSELEKTFTEAEQLRSKMDAMRSEYEQRLASTEARAREQIQTQIREAQTLRTTLMAEASAKADELVEKARQEIEQEKNKVLSEVRLHVTHLTLGATERILGKNVDSDTNRKLVQEFIDQVEVPS, from the coding sequence ATGATCACTCGCAGGCGAACTCAGCTCGGCGCCATCAGCCCCGGATCGTTGATCTGGGTCGTCGTGGGCCTTGTGCTTGTCGCGGTTGGAGGCACGGTCTTCAAGGACACGGCTCCCCCGCTTCTTGAAGGGATCGACTTCAATCTGGGCAAGATGCTCACGCAAATGGGCGTGGTGCTGGTGTTGTTGCCGGTCATCAACATCTTCTTTGTCAAGCCGCTGAGCGAGGCGATCAACGAGCGCAACAGCGAGCTTGAGAAGACCTTCACCGAGGCCGAACAGCTCCGTTCCAAGATGGATGCGATGCGGTCCGAGTACGAGCAACGCCTGGCGTCCACGGAAGCGCGGGCCCGCGAACAGATCCAGACTCAGATCCGCGAGGCGCAGACCCTGCGCACCACGCTGATGGCCGAAGCGTCGGCCAAAGCCGACGAACTGGTCGAGAAGGCGCGCCAGGAGATCGAGCAAGAGAAGAACAAGGTGCTGAGCGAGGTTCGGCTGCACGTCACCCACCTCACGCTCGGAGCGACCGAACGCATCCTGGGCAAGAATGTGGACTCGGACACGAACCGCAAGCTCGTGCAGGAGTTCATCGACCAGGTCGAGGTGCCGAGCTAG
- a CDS encoding Sapep family Mn(2+)-dependent dipeptidase produces the protein MADPRVERAQEWLRAHESELLDDTRAMLRIPSVETEAEPGAPFGAANRKALDLALALGERWGMRTKDLDGYCGYAEFGTGEKLIVSLGHLDVVPVSDGWKHEPFGAEIDGDYLYARGSTDDKGPTMASFYAARALKEVAGDLGCRVRIVFGCDEESGFECVHRYVQVEEPPTFGVAPDSGWPLIHAEKGIANLHVEVPLPSGEFALVEASGGQRPNIVIDACQAAVRVGPGARPHVEAKLADAWDRNVVWRWDGDLLRIEAIGKACHGSIPFGGDSAAIRVFRFLAELAPLESETFYEELLWSAHLGGAGLGIAGADEASKDLTCNLGVVSVEDSKLKLLFNVRYPVTWKGQQVSQSCTDHLATLASGWKLADFDDSPSLFFPLEHPLVQTICKVVAEETGETKAPGVMGGGTYARAIPNTVSIGTGWPGDGDAHENDERLKVEHLYKMSRIYAHILFEMTQLKA, from the coding sequence ATGGCCGATCCTCGAGTCGAGCGCGCCCAGGAGTGGCTGCGCGCCCACGAATCCGAACTGCTGGACGACACGCGCGCCATGTTGCGCATCCCCTCGGTGGAGACCGAGGCGGAGCCCGGAGCCCCGTTTGGCGCGGCCAATCGCAAAGCGCTCGACCTCGCGCTCGCCCTGGGCGAGCGATGGGGCATGCGCACCAAGGACCTCGATGGCTACTGCGGCTATGCCGAGTTCGGGACCGGGGAGAAACTGATCGTCTCGCTTGGCCACCTCGACGTTGTGCCCGTTTCCGATGGGTGGAAACACGAGCCGTTCGGCGCGGAGATCGACGGCGACTACCTCTATGCCCGGGGCTCCACGGACGACAAAGGCCCGACGATGGCCTCGTTCTACGCGGCGCGGGCGCTGAAGGAGGTCGCCGGAGACCTCGGGTGCCGCGTTCGGATCGTGTTCGGATGCGACGAGGAGTCGGGGTTCGAGTGCGTGCACCGCTACGTGCAGGTCGAGGAGCCTCCCACCTTCGGCGTGGCCCCCGACAGCGGGTGGCCCTTGATCCACGCGGAGAAGGGGATCGCCAACCTCCACGTGGAGGTGCCGCTGCCTTCCGGGGAGTTCGCGCTCGTGGAGGCTTCCGGTGGCCAACGGCCGAACATCGTCATCGACGCGTGCCAGGCGGCGGTCCGCGTGGGTCCCGGGGCGCGGCCCCACGTCGAGGCCAAGCTCGCGGACGCGTGGGACCGCAACGTCGTGTGGCGGTGGGACGGCGACCTGCTGCGGATCGAGGCGATCGGGAAGGCGTGCCACGGCTCGATCCCATTCGGCGGAGACTCGGCCGCGATTCGCGTGTTCCGCTTCCTCGCCGAGCTCGCCCCGCTCGAAAGCGAGACGTTTTACGAAGAGCTGCTCTGGAGCGCGCACCTCGGAGGCGCGGGCCTCGGCATCGCCGGCGCGGACGAGGCCAGCAAGGACCTTACGTGCAACCTCGGCGTTGTTTCTGTTGAAGATTCCAAGTTGAAACTTCTATTTAACGTGCGCTATCCCGTGACGTGGAAGGGCCAGCAGGTCAGCCAGTCGTGCACCGATCACCTCGCCACGCTGGCGAGCGGATGGAAGTTGGCGGACTTCGACGACAGCCCCTCGCTTTTCTTTCCCCTGGAGCACCCGCTGGTCCAGACGATCTGCAAGGTCGTGGCAGAGGAGACCGGAGAGACCAAGGCCCCCGGCGTGATGGGAGGCGGCACCTACGCCCGCGCCATCCCGAACACGGTGAGCATCGGCACGGGTTGGCCCGGCGACGGGGACGCCCACGAAAACGACGAACGCCTCAAAGTGGAGCATCTGTACAAGATGAGCCGTATCTACGCACATATCCTTTTTGAAATGACCCAACTCAAGGCCTAA
- a CDS encoding ComF family protein, whose product MRGAGITWTASLRQILEAVYPPQCALCGLTGLPALCSVCTAEFEAYEGGIEPAHVPSIDEWACLWRYTGRAAQAVQRLKYGRSTSLAAPMATMLAEAAGRWGFMEGAWIVPVPIHWSRRCLRGFNQSELLCERFDRTAVRPELLRRTHATSPQAGLSREARAANLHDAFAAHPEVQGRRIVLVDDVRTSGGTLEACAQALRAAGASAVDALTFASG is encoded by the coding sequence ATGCGCGGAGCAGGAATCACCTGGACCGCCTCGCTTAGGCAGATTCTCGAGGCGGTCTATCCGCCCCAATGCGCGCTCTGCGGCCTGACGGGCCTGCCCGCGCTCTGCAGCGTCTGCACGGCCGAGTTCGAAGCATACGAAGGGGGCATCGAACCTGCCCACGTCCCCAGCATCGACGAGTGGGCCTGCCTCTGGCGGTACACCGGCCGAGCCGCCCAGGCCGTTCAGCGGCTGAAGTACGGCCGCTCGACGTCCCTCGCCGCGCCGATGGCGACGATGCTGGCGGAGGCCGCCGGTCGCTGGGGCTTTATGGAGGGCGCGTGGATCGTGCCCGTTCCCATCCACTGGTCCAGGAGATGCCTGCGCGGCTTCAACCAGTCCGAGTTGCTGTGCGAGCGCTTCGATCGAACCGCGGTGCGCCCGGAACTGCTCCGACGCACCCACGCGACATCGCCGCAGGCCGGCCTGAGCCGGGAGGCCCGCGCCGCGAATCTGCACGACGCCTTCGCCGCGCATCCGGAGGTGCAGGGACGCCGCATCGTGCTGGTGGACGACGTACGCACCTCGGGAGGCACGTTGGAAGCGTGCGCGCAGGCGCTGCGGGCGGCTGGTGCCTCCGCCGTGGACGCCCTCACCTTTGCGAGCGGCTAA
- the atpH gene encoding ATP synthase F1 subunit delta, protein MDNRVAKRYAQALFNTALKNDVVAAVEDDMAAIAGMIANDDRFRNFLLSPNVARDERAKIAEKLFSDRITALTMQALRLMIAKRREREVEGVYDEFLRLRREHEQALRAVFTSSVELSDAEKKALVEKFASKSGKKVEPEFKVDPSVLGGVKVAFGNYVLDGTVSGSLARLRDTLLYDVLKQN, encoded by the coding sequence ATGGACAACCGCGTCGCGAAACGATACGCCCAGGCGCTCTTCAACACCGCGTTGAAGAACGACGTGGTGGCCGCCGTGGAGGACGATATGGCGGCCATCGCCGGCATGATCGCCAACGACGATCGGTTCCGCAACTTCTTACTCAGCCCCAACGTCGCCCGCGACGAGCGGGCGAAGATCGCCGAGAAGCTGTTCTCCGACCGGATCACCGCCCTCACGATGCAGGCCCTGCGCCTGATGATCGCCAAGCGCCGCGAACGCGAGGTGGAGGGCGTCTACGACGAGTTCTTGCGGCTGCGCCGCGAACACGAGCAGGCCCTGCGGGCCGTCTTCACCTCCTCCGTCGAGCTGAGCGACGCGGAGAAGAAAGCCCTCGTCGAGAAGTTCGCGAGCAAGTCGGGCAAGAAAGTCGAACCCGAATTCAAAGTCGATCCCTCAGTGCTCGGAGGCGTGAAAGTCGCCTTCGGCAACTACGTCCTCGACGGAACCGTGTCCGGCAGCCTCGCGCGGCTGCGCGACACGCTCCTCTACGATGTTTTGAAACAGAACTAA
- a CDS encoding rhodanese-like domain-containing protein encodes MQIPEITPQELKAELAGPTPPVLVDVREPFELEIARLDPHVLIPMGEFVERMGELGTEDDLVIVCRSGSRSARVTAFLLQQGYRRVRNLAGGVLRWSRDVDPTMRRY; translated from the coding sequence ATGCAGATTCCCGAAATCACCCCCCAAGAACTGAAGGCCGAACTCGCAGGCCCCACACCCCCAGTCCTGGTCGACGTGCGCGAGCCCTTCGAACTGGAGATCGCGAGGCTGGACCCCCACGTGCTGATTCCCATGGGGGAATTTGTCGAGCGGATGGGGGAGTTGGGCACCGAGGACGACTTGGTCATCGTGTGCCGTTCGGGCTCGCGCAGCGCCCGGGTGACCGCGTTCCTGCTCCAGCAGGGCTATCGGCGGGTCCGAAACCTCGCGGGCGGCGTCTTGCGATGGTCTCGGGACGTCGACCCCACCATGCGACGCTACTGA
- a CDS encoding ATP synthase F0 subunit C, with translation MSVALGVGLGMGLAVLGAGIGQGMAANGAVSGISRQPEASGKIQGAMILGLALIESLVILTFVVMNGMAAKVPAPGASPTAAIVRPMDQNAQASNASAPVETVAVR, from the coding sequence ATGTCAGTCGCTCTCGGCGTCGGCCTTGGAATGGGCCTCGCAGTTCTTGGTGCCGGAATCGGCCAGGGTATGGCCGCGAACGGTGCTGTTTCCGGTATTTCGCGACAGCCAGAGGCTTCGGGAAAGATCCAGGGCGCGATGATTCTCGGTCTCGCTCTGATCGAGTCGCTCGTCATTCTCACCTTCGTCGTCATGAACGGCATGGCCGCCAAGGTCCCCGCGCCCGGCGCGTCCCCCACCGCGGCGATCGTTCGCCCGATGGACCAGAACGCCCAGGCGTCGAACGCCTCCGCCCCGGTGGAGACGGTCGCGGTCCGCTAA